From a single Canis lupus baileyi chromosome 14, mCanLup2.hap1, whole genome shotgun sequence genomic region:
- the GPIHBP1 gene encoding glycosylphosphatidylinositol-anchored high density lipoprotein-binding protein 1, with amino-acid sequence MASVPLPTDPEPEREPDRADPAAPGGMTALPTVLLALLLCGRPGRAQDKEEEDDDADFGLDGYDDDDDDEEEEAASVNAGGRGQALLRCYSCQSLHSGESCGRIQNCIRSHSFCKAVISHGNTESGPLTTYSAWCADACKPITKTLEGTLMTLTCCQSALCNLPPWQDPLGRGAGSPQGDTAMVATALLLSLLPGLQAVGS; translated from the exons ATGGCCTCTGTCCCACTTCCCACAGATCCAGAGCCCGAGCGAGAGCCGGACCGCGCAGACCCCGCAGCGCCCGGCGGGATGACGGCGCTCCCGACTGTCCTGCTGGCCCTGCTGCTGTGCGGACGGCCAG GGCGGGCGCAGGACAAGGAGGAAGAGGACGACGACGCAGACTTTGGGCTGGACGGCTACGACGATGACGACGAcgacgaggaggaggaggcagccagTGTGAACGCCGGCGGCAGGGGCCAAG CGCTGCTGCGGTGCTACTCGTGCCAGTCCCTGCACAGCGGGGAGAGCTGCGGGCGAATTCAGAACTGCATCCGCAGCCACAGCTTCTGCAAAGCCGTCATCTCCCACGGGAACACGG AGTCGGGCCCTCTGACCACTTACTCGGCGTGGTGTGCGGATGCCTGTAAGCCCATCACCAAGACGCTGGAGGGGACCCTGATGACCCTGACCTGCTGCCAGTCGGCCCTCTGCAACCTCCCACCCTGGCAGGACCCCCTGGGCCGCGGGGCGGGTAGCCCCCAGGGCGACACCGCAATGGTGGCCACTGCTCTGCTGCTCAGCCTTCTCCCCGGCCTCCAGGCCGTGGGGTCCTGA
- the ZFP41 gene encoding zinc finger protein 41 homolog, which translates to MEKPTGKKKAQTPKEEVEVLKDAPKEENVSGGKKPRRSSVARKHSKEASLSPEDEEHLFDAFDASFKDDFEGVPVFTPFQRKKPYECGECGRVFKHKTDHLRHQRVHTGEKPFPCDACGKTFRHSSDVTKHHRIHTGEKPFKCSECGKAFNCGSNLLKHRKTHTGEKPYECQECGKTFAYSSCLIRHRKRHPRKKH; encoded by the coding sequence atggagaagccCACGGGCAAAAAGAAGGCACAGACCCCAAAGGAAGAAGTAGAGGTGCTGAAGGACGCTCCCAAAGAAGAGAATGTGTCTGGGGGGAAAAAGCCCAGGAGGTCCTCTGTGGCGAGGAAGCACAGCAAGGAAGCCAGCCTGAGCCCCGAGGATGAAGAACATTTATTTGACGCCTTCGATGCTTCGTTTAAAGATGACTTTGAGGGGGTCCCTGTGTTCACTCCTTTCCAGAGAAAGAAGCCCTACGAGTGCGGGGAGTGCGGCCGCGTCTTTAAGCACAAGACAGACCACCTCCGCCACCAGCGGGTacacacaggagagaagccctTCCCGTGCGACGCGTGTGGGAAGACGTTCCGCCACAGCTCCGACGTCACCAAGCACCACAGAATCCATACTGGAGAAAAGCCCTTCAAATGCAGCGAATGCGGGAAGGCCTTCAACTGCGGCTCCAACCTCCTGAAACATCGGAAGACGCACACCGGGGAGAAGCCGTACGAGTGCCAGGAATGCGGGAAGACCTTTGCCTACAGCTCCTGCCTCATCCGCCATCGGAAGCGTCACCCGCGGAAGAAGCACTGA